attttttttttgaaattttttttatatatatataaaatggcaaaaattggtatgcaaaaaaaaaatttggtatgtttttttggtttttttaattagttttcgagttttcacgttagttttcgagttttcacaataactagtggttttcatttgaaccttttCCCCCATTGGTAGTATATACTATTTATGTTATGCATTTTCTAATGAAGATCaatgtatttttattatatattataattaactTTGTTGTACCTTTTTATTATTTGACTTGACACGACACACTCTAGACCGAAAGATCTAAAGTTGAGTAATAGACATCCTAGTACCTATAATTTTCGACACCCGTTGAGAAATTTATGGGTCCGCCTCTATTGTCACTGAAATTAAAAAAACGAAAATGTATCGTGTAGGCTagtttttttagagttaattgccaaaatcgcccCTGAGATTTGAGCagatttgccattttcgtccaaaatgacacttttgtaccattttgccccccacgtttgtaactttttgtcattttcatccaaacaactaatttagtttatttttctgttaagttgaatgatatttggatgaaaatggcaactataaaccacagggacgaaaatggcaaatgtgctcaaactctttttaatttcttttatttaattaattttgtcacatatataataaaaaagaatatacatgcaatttttatatgaaaaaaaataatagttttctcacatattttttataaatttttatccaaccactaactaagttaatttttttctattaaggcgaatgatgttttaaattttataaattaatacagaaattaatttccaattgtttatatagatcaattttataaaaataaatctacttaaacctctaatttttataaaactaaaatgcgtGTGACCTTAtagaaaaatgtcaaataaacaaatattatcatatgtaccaagtttttaattcatcttctactcttttaaattcgctcctaacgAAAAACAAAAGCCAGTGCCCCCATCAAACAACGTaccgttaccaaaccttaaaattacccaccaaatagtAAGTATAATGCCATCGAATATTTTGTGATAAACACTTTTCACGACGAGCTATTTTCTTGTTAAACTCTCAAAAACAGAATCGAAATATTCATGTCACTTAGAGAAAGAAAACAAAGTTCTATTGAACAAAAGACAACATATAATAACCTTGATacaaaaaattaatttataaaatttaaaacatctttcgccttaatagaaaaaaattaacttagtggatggatgaaaatttataaaaaaatatgtgacaaaactattattttttttttcgtataaaaattgcatgtatatttttttttaattatatatgtgacaaaattaactaaataaaagaaattaaaaagagtttgagcatatttgccattttcgtccatgtggtttctatttgccattttcatccaaatatcctttaacttaacagaaaaaataaactaagttagtggtttggatgaaaatgacaaaaagttacaaacgtagggggcaaaatggtacaaaagtgtcattttggacgaaaatggcaaatgtgcccaaacctcaggggtgattttggcaattaactcttttttttattattctttttGTGAAAGTAACATATATACCCACAAAAGTTATTCCTAAATCTTCTCTGCTGTTTACTATAGGAATGATACACTTAAACCACTTGTGAAGGCTTGGTGTATACAACTTTGTTTCAACAACCTCAAAACTATAATAGATACCACTATTGATTTTTTGATAATCTTTTATTTTTTCTATAATTCCCGTACTACAGTTTTTGTCCAAAGCTACACATTCCAAGATGTCAACGAAAGTTAAATCAACTCCAATCGGCATTGATCTTGGAACAACTTACTCGTGTGTTGCTGTCTGGTTTGATCAACATAACCGTGTTGAGATCCTTCCTAATGAGCAGGGTAATACCATTACCCCATCATGTGTGGCATGTAATGACGGCCAAGTTTTAGTAGGTGAGGGTGCTAAAAATCAGATTACTAGGAATCCCATTAACACTGTTTTCGGTAAGTTGATTTGATTTTATTTATGGCACAAGAAACACATAAATTTACCCTTTAGTTAGTATAATTATATACCATCCCTTCTTTTTGCTTAATTTTAGGTGTCAAACGTTTAATGGGGAGTAGATTCAGTGATATCAAATTGCAGAAAGAGTTAGTATCATGGCCATTTAAGGTAATCGAAGGATCTACAGATAAAACAATTATTGTACTTGAACATATGGGTGCAAACAAGGAATTTTCACCCGAAGAAATATCTTCTATGATTTTAAAGAACTTAAAAGAGGCGGCTGAGGCATACCTTGGAACAACAGTTAGAGATGCAGTTATTACGGTCCCTGCATATTTCAGTGACAAGCAACGACAGGCAACACACATTGCTGGTACACTAGCAGGCCTCAATATCCTGCGCCTAATCAACGAGCCCACAGCAGCTGCAATTGCCTATGGTCTAGACACGTTTGCTAACCCAAATCACCCAAAACAGAAAAACGTGTTCGTCTTTGATTTGGGTGGGGGAACATTTGATGTGTCACTTCTCACAATCAGCAGGGAAGGAACCATAAGTGTTAAAGCAGTTGGGGGTGACACTCATTTGGGAGGAGAAGATTTTGATAAGGCAATGGTTGATCATTGTGTACAAGAATTTAAGAAAAAACATAAGAAAGATATGAATATAAATGCTAGAGCAATAGGGAGGTTAAAAGTTGCATGTGAGAAAGCAAAGAGAGATTTATCCTCAACAACTCAAACTTCtattgaaattgattgcttctaTGACGGAATTGATTTTTCAATGAAGGTCACTCGAGCGAAGTTTGAGGAGTTAAATGCTAGTTTTTTCAAGAAGTGTATTCTGCATGTGGAAAATTGTTTAAGAGATGGGAATGTGCACAAACATAATGTGGATGATATAGTCCTTGTTGGTGGATCGACTAGGATTCCCAAGGTGCAACAAATGTTAGGGGAATTTTTTGACTGGAAACCACTTTGCAAGACCATTAATGCAGATGAAGCTGTCGCTTATGGTGCAGCAGTGTTGGCTGCAAACTTAAGTGGTAAGGGCAATAAAGCTGTGAAGGATATGACACTTTTAGATGTGACTCCTTTGTCCCTTGGTACCAGCATCAAAGTAGATATTATGAGTGTCATAATCCCACGGAACACACCAGTACCCACCATAAAGGAGCACGAATATGTGACAGCTAATGACAACCAAAAAAGCTTCCTAATTGATGTATATCAAGGTGAGTGTGGCAAAGTGAAAGACAACATCTTCCTTGATAAATTCACTCTTCATGGCGTCCCACCAGGCCCTGCAAGAAAAGAAATGGTGAAGGTCCGCTTTAGCATTGATGCCAATGGTATTCTTGATGTCTCAGCTGAGTTGGTATCTACTGGGAATACAAGAAGTATGGTAATCACTAGGAGTGGAAATGTGTCCAAGGATGACATCGAGAAGATGCTGAAGAAGGTTAAACTATGAACTCTTATTTCTACTTTCAATAAGTTTATGAACTCTTATTTCTACTTTCAATAAGTTTATGAAATCTTATTTCTACTTCCAATAAGTTTGTATCGTTTGTTTTCAATGCCAGTTCTATTATATGTTGTTTTAATTGATGGGAGTTTAAGCAATGAAACCTTTCTGGTTCTTGGAAATATATTCAAACTTGTTATGGTTCTATTTAAGATTCATGAAAATAAAGTTATTGATGTAATAAGATTCATGAAAATAAAGTTATTGATGTAATAGGTGCATTACATTATGACAATTATCAATAAGGGGTAGGGGTGgtgatcactcatcactcacaacatccaatcaagttccgtcatatcatcaaccattattccatcactcacaacccctttttagtggaaatggttggattttataaaaaaaaaccctcaAACATGTTGGAAAttggtgaaaatagcatttttcacaaatataggaaaatgattttttcctattttggactagaaataaatataagaaaatgagcgggttttatatatttatttatgggtttgtgttctatgttagAAGAGCTTCGCAatgaactaaaccacgtccaaaacggagctaagataaatgagatatcgatgctcaaagttgggtgtttgaaacattgaatacTGAAACAAAAGGGAGAGTAGTACCTTGTCCCATataggaggagagatgaaacttaaatgagtatttaagtgggaactctccatccttattgtttcatggaagcacacactaagtgTATTCGCGAAGTccgcaccctaactcgcactcgcacacgtgCGCGCGTaacgtgggcgatgaggcgcaatgtggcgctttgatggcgcactttgggCGATGAGgagcaatgtggcgctttgagagccacctttgtatttttgaccacgtGCATGGCCCTGATgtgacgtgcgcggcgcaccagagtgagccaatacggcgcgactgtgtggcgtgctcgtataggctcacaggtgacgtggcgcacgcgcgcatgagcGTGCAGACCTGGGCACGCGCACACCAGTGTGTCTCGCGTGCGCGCGCAGAGGCTTCCAGCATTTAATGACGAAGCAGTTTCAGTTCAGCATTCGAAATTGACAAGTCAAACGGTTTTAACAacgaattaaatgacgtattaaattgcattgaagacgtttaatgcaatttaaacctctcctTTAATTCTTTTTGACCGTTTCGAATCAGGAgttgtataaatacagctccatacccaaCTGCAGAAGACACCAGCAACACAACAACAAAATTCAACTTTCTCTCTACAGCGTTCTGATCTTCTACAACATTCTTCAAGGtagccttcgggttgtaggccatctccggcagtacgctgcttcggctgttgtaccttaggaaacaaaacgagtactcctgggagactcggaatttgttttaagggaagcatgttgaacacgtgcctcagtaaatctgtttctactcctttcttgtatttttggtttatttcagttgtatttGTACAAGTTTATTTAGCTTTCTAATTTTTATATTGTAATTGttaaataaaatttattttattttattcatttacgcgaacggttcctacaatcttaaaaca
The sequence above is drawn from the Helianthus annuus cultivar XRQ/B chromosome 12, HanXRQr2.0-SUNRISE, whole genome shotgun sequence genome and encodes:
- the LOC110895197 gene encoding heat shock 70 kDa protein 3, with the protein product MSTKVKSTPIGIDLGTTYSCVAVWFDQHNRVEILPNEQGNTITPSCVACNDGQVLVGEGAKNQITRNPINTVFGVKRLMGSRFSDIKLQKELVSWPFKVIEGSTDKTIIVLEHMGANKEFSPEEISSMILKNLKEAAEAYLGTTVRDAVITVPAYFSDKQRQATHIAGTLAGLNILRLINEPTAAAIAYGLDTFANPNHPKQKNVFVFDLGGGTFDVSLLTISREGTISVKAVGGDTHLGGEDFDKAMVDHCVQEFKKKHKKDMNINARAIGRLKVACEKAKRDLSSTTQTSIEIDCFYDGIDFSMKVTRAKFEELNASFFKKCILHVENCLRDGNVHKHNVDDIVLVGGSTRIPKVQQMLGEFFDWKPLCKTINADEAVAYGAAVLAANLSGKGNKAVKDMTLLDVTPLSLGTSIKVDIMSVIIPRNTPVPTIKEHEYVTANDNQKSFLIDVYQGECGKVKDNIFLDKFTLHGVPPGPARKEMVKVRFSIDANGILDVSAELVSTGNTRSMVITRSGNVSKDDIEKMLKKVKL